The proteins below come from a single Streptomyces tubercidicus genomic window:
- a CDS encoding cytochrome P450 family protein, with translation MHDKPDITAADAPAGCPAAGPAPALFTWEFASDPYPAYAWLREHAPVHRTELPSGVEAWLVTRYTEARQALADGRLSKNPVHHSEAAHGKGKVGIPGERSANLMTHLLNIDPPDHTRLRRLVSKAFTPRRVAAFAPRVQELTDRLIDGFAERGEADLIHEFAFPLPIYAICDLLGVPREDQDDFRDWAGMMLRHTKAGQGGGPRGGVAKSVKKMRGYLAELIHRKRASLGATAEPDEDLISALIRASDHGEQLTENEAAAMAFILLFAGFETTVNLIGNGIYALLRHPAQRELLQKSIEAGDTELLATGVEELLRYDGPVELATWRFATEELTLGGQRIAVGDPVLVVLAAADRDPARFTEPDVLDLTRRDNQHLGYGHGIHYCLGAPLARLEGQTALATLLTRLPDIRLAAEPDDLRWRGGLIMRGLRSLPVEFTPDRP, from the coding sequence GTGCACGACAAGCCCGATATCACCGCCGCCGACGCCCCCGCGGGCTGCCCCGCCGCCGGGCCCGCCCCCGCCCTGTTCACCTGGGAGTTCGCCTCCGACCCGTACCCCGCGTACGCCTGGCTGCGCGAGCATGCGCCGGTGCACCGGACCGAGCTGCCCAGCGGCGTCGAGGCATGGCTGGTGACGCGGTACACCGAGGCGCGGCAGGCGCTCGCCGACGGCCGGCTGTCCAAGAACCCGGTCCACCACAGCGAGGCCGCGCACGGCAAGGGCAAGGTCGGCATCCCGGGGGAGCGCAGCGCCAACCTGATGACGCATCTGCTCAATATCGACCCGCCGGACCACACCCGGCTGCGCCGGCTGGTCTCGAAGGCGTTCACCCCGCGCCGGGTCGCCGCCTTCGCCCCGCGGGTCCAGGAGCTGACCGACCGGCTGATCGACGGCTTCGCGGAGCGCGGGGAGGCCGATCTGATCCATGAGTTCGCGTTCCCGCTGCCCATCTACGCCATCTGCGATCTGCTGGGGGTGCCGCGGGAGGACCAGGACGACTTCCGCGACTGGGCGGGCATGATGCTGCGCCACACCAAGGCGGGCCAAGGAGGCGGGCCGCGCGGCGGCGTCGCCAAGTCGGTGAAGAAGATGCGCGGCTATCTCGCCGAGCTGATCCACCGCAAGCGCGCGTCCCTGGGCGCCACCGCCGAGCCGGACGAGGATCTGATCTCCGCCCTGATCAGGGCCTCCGACCACGGGGAGCAGCTGACCGAGAACGAGGCCGCCGCGATGGCCTTCATCCTGCTCTTCGCCGGTTTCGAGACCACCGTCAATCTGATAGGCAACGGCATCTACGCGCTGCTGCGCCATCCCGCCCAGCGTGAGCTGCTGCAGAAGTCGATCGAGGCGGGCGACACCGAGCTGCTCGCCACCGGTGTCGAGGAGTTGCTCCGTTACGACGGCCCCGTGGAGCTGGCTACCTGGCGGTTCGCGACCGAGGAGCTGACGCTCGGCGGGCAGCGGATCGCCGTGGGGGACCCGGTCCTGGTGGTGCTGGCCGCGGCCGACCGCGATCCGGCGCGCTTCACCGAGCCGGATGTGCTCGATCTGACCCGGCGTGACAATCAGCATCTGGGATACGGGCACGGCATCCACTACTGCCTGGGTGCGCCGCTCGCCCGCCTCGAAGGACAGACCGCGCTGGCGACGCTGCTGACCCGGCTCCCGGACATCCGACTTGCGGCGGAACCGGACGATTTGCGCTGGCGGGGCGGGCTGATCATGCGCGGACTGCGTTCACTTCCGGTGGAGTTCACTCCGGATCGGCCCTGA
- a CDS encoding LysR family transcriptional regulator, translating to MELQQMRYVVAVAETGGFTRAAERCHVVQSALSHQIARLEKELGARLFDRTSRSVRLTAAGEAFVPVARQALEAAERARAEVAAATGEVRGRLAVGAITTVAAVDLARELGAFRQRCPQVRISLQTEMSDRLLEQVRQGVLDVAFVGLVPGARTVGVRERELARGELVAVVPPGHPLAGREWTTLARMARETFVDFTAGSAARRQRDDAFRAAGLTSEVAFEVTTVEFLAKLVRAGLGVGMVPEAIAAELAGLHIVRVRPAPERTERVVWSGLGPSPAAVAFLSGLGVDVE from the coding sequence ATGGAGCTTCAGCAGATGCGGTACGTGGTCGCGGTGGCCGAGACCGGGGGGTTCACCCGGGCCGCGGAGCGCTGTCATGTGGTGCAGTCCGCGCTCAGCCATCAGATCGCCCGGCTGGAGAAGGAGCTGGGCGCCCGGCTCTTCGACCGGACCAGCCGGAGTGTCCGGCTGACCGCCGCCGGGGAGGCGTTCGTCCCGGTTGCCCGGCAGGCGCTGGAGGCGGCCGAACGGGCCCGCGCCGAGGTGGCGGCCGCGACGGGGGAGGTGCGCGGTCGGCTGGCGGTCGGCGCGATCACCACCGTCGCGGCCGTGGATCTCGCCCGTGAGCTGGGGGCGTTCCGTCAGCGGTGCCCGCAGGTGCGGATCAGCTTGCAGACCGAGATGAGTGACCGGCTCCTGGAGCAGGTGCGGCAAGGGGTGCTGGATGTCGCGTTCGTCGGGCTGGTGCCCGGTGCCCGCACCGTCGGCGTACGGGAGCGGGAGCTGGCGCGCGGTGAGCTGGTCGCCGTCGTGCCGCCGGGGCATCCGCTGGCGGGGCGGGAGTGGACCACGCTGGCGCGGATGGCGCGGGAGACCTTTGTCGACTTCACGGCGGGGTCGGCGGCGCGGCGGCAGCGCGATGACGCGTTCCGGGCGGCGGGGCTGACCTCGGAGGTGGCGTTCGAGGTGACCACGGTGGAGTTCCTGGCGAAGCTGGTGCGGGCGGGCCTGGGCGTCGGCATGGTGCCGGAGGCCATCGCCGCAGAGCTGGCCGGGCTGCACATCGTGCGGGTGCGGCCGGCGCCCGAGCGGACCGAGCGGGTGGTGTGGAGCGGGCTGGGCCCGTCCCCGGCGGCGGTGGCCTTTCTGAGCGGCCTGGGGGTGGACGTGGAGTGA
- a CDS encoding transglycosylase family protein: MRSGNGRHRRPRQAPAIFVTAGVTGAGIALPLLGASGAHAADTATWDRVAQCESGGVWSAASGNGYYGGLQLTQEMWDNYGGSAYASRPDYASRSQQIAVAQSILDDRGPDAWPSCAVNAGLTGDGQAPEVDPGSTSTPSPAPSDSAGSRDPWDTPGSSDGPDGTDASGTHDKPSDGPSDKPSHQPGDEAGDGPSDGPSDEPSGQPSDATPSPDASDSGEPGRPDDASTSPEPSDPATPGDQDGDRDGDPSHSADPSDGATDGPSVDPSTDPSGGGSRTDGTGTPHKVPTKGKHRGEAGDGDAGKDGDGRSGGRHASRGDDAHRTGPAAGGDYTVRPGDSLSAIAAAHRLSGGWHALYDRNEGVIGSDADLIQPGQRLDLGRNAG; encoded by the coding sequence ATGCGTTCCGGGAACGGCCGACATCGTCGCCCCCGTCAGGCACCGGCCATCTTTGTCACGGCAGGGGTGACCGGCGCCGGCATCGCCCTGCCCCTGCTCGGCGCGAGCGGTGCACACGCCGCCGACACCGCGACCTGGGACCGGGTCGCCCAGTGTGAGAGCGGCGGGGTGTGGAGCGCGGCGTCGGGCAACGGCTACTACGGCGGGCTCCAGCTCACCCAGGAGATGTGGGACAACTACGGCGGCTCGGCCTATGCCTCGCGCCCCGACTACGCCAGCCGTTCCCAGCAGATCGCCGTGGCCCAGTCGATCCTCGACGACCGCGGTCCCGACGCCTGGCCGAGCTGCGCGGTGAACGCGGGCCTGACCGGCGACGGCCAGGCCCCGGAGGTCGACCCGGGCAGCACCAGCACCCCGTCGCCCGCCCCGTCGGACTCCGCGGGCTCCCGCGACCCCTGGGACACCCCTGGTTCGTCCGACGGGCCCGACGGCACGGACGCGTCCGGGACGCACGACAAGCCCAGCGACGGCCCCAGCGACAAGCCGAGCCACCAGCCCGGCGACGAGGCCGGCGACGGCCCCAGCGACGGCCCCAGTGACGAGCCGAGCGGGCAGCCGTCCGACGCGACGCCCTCGCCGGACGCCTCGGACTCCGGCGAGCCCGGCCGGCCCGACGACGCGTCCACCAGCCCCGAGCCGTCCGACCCGGCGACGCCCGGCGACCAGGACGGCGACCGGGACGGCGACCCGTCGCACTCCGCCGACCCGTCCGACGGCGCGACCGACGGCCCCTCGGTGGACCCGTCCACGGACCCGTCCGGCGGCGGCAGTCGCACGGATGGCACCGGCACTCCGCACAAGGTGCCCACCAAGGGCAAGCACCGCGGCGAGGCGGGCGACGGGGACGCCGGTAAGGACGGCGACGGCCGGTCCGGCGGCCGGCACGCCTCGCGCGGCGACGACGCGCACCGTACGGGCCCGGCGGCCGGCGGCGACTACACCGTGCGCCCGGGTGACAGCCTGTCAGCCATCGCCGCGGCCCACCGGCTGTCCGGCGGCTGGCACGCGCTCTACGACCGCAACGAGGGCGTCATCGGCTCCGACGCGGACCTGATCCAGCCCGGCCAGCGGCTCGATCTCGGGCGGAACGCAGGGTAG
- a CDS encoding FtsB family cell division protein has protein sequence MPADRFSTATRLKALGEQAAARVYRARPPRRNRLTGRAALLALVMCSLVVALAYPIRQYVSQRSDIADQRRRAQDAGAALDRLREQKARWQDPAYVRQQARRHLHYVMPGEAGYIVPDGSGTVSAPKGARAAQRPWYENLWNAVDAADKR, from the coding sequence GTGCCCGCGGACCGGTTCTCGACCGCGACCCGACTCAAGGCGCTCGGCGAACAGGCCGCCGCCCGCGTCTACCGCGCCCGCCCGCCCCGCCGCAACCGCCTCACCGGCCGTGCCGCCCTGCTGGCCCTGGTGATGTGCTCCCTGGTCGTCGCGCTCGCGTATCCCATAAGGCAGTACGTCTCCCAGCGCTCGGACATCGCCGACCAGCGCCGCAGGGCGCAGGACGCTGGCGCCGCCCTGGACCGGCTGCGTGAGCAGAAGGCCCGCTGGCAGGACCCGGCGTACGTACGCCAGCAGGCCCGCCGGCATCTGCACTACGTCATGCCGGGCGAGGCCGGCTATATCGTCCCGGACGGCTCCGGCACCGTCTCCGCGCCCAAGGGGGCGCGGGCGGCGCAGCGCCCCTGGTACGAGAACCTGTGGAACGCGGTCGACGCGGCCGACAAACGCTAA
- a CDS encoding MFS transporter, with amino-acid sequence METERVENELIPEPEPGPGPGAEPTAGDALAARPAARPGSALGRGTLLLMSVAAGLSVAGNYFAQPLLDVIGRDLHLSASTAALVVTVAQVGYGLGLLLLVPLGDLLERRRLAVTLTAATALFLTITASAPNAALLLTGTALTGLASVAAQVVVPYAATLAAPAERGRTVGTVMTGLLLGILLARTAAGLLAELGGWRTVYWVNAALMLLMALLLRLRLPALRTTAGLRYPALLRSTLALFAQEPVLRWRGALGALTFAGFSVLWTALAFLLSGPSYGWQESAIGLLGLVGAAGSLSASLGGRLADRGLAHQVTGAAAFLLLGSWGLLALGGAGGAWSLTALLAGVITLDLAAQAVHISNQNLVYAVRPEARNRLNSAYMTSYFVGGAVGSALTSAVWGAAGWAGVCALGAGLAVVTVALWLAERARRGGSGGGRKR; translated from the coding sequence ATGGAGACCGAGCGCGTGGAAAACGAACTCATACCGGAGCCGGAGCCGGGGCCGGGGCCGGGGGCGGAGCCGACCGCCGGGGACGCACTGGCGGCGAGGCCGGCGGCGAGACCGGGATCGGCCCTCGGCCGCGGCACCCTCCTGCTGATGTCGGTCGCCGCCGGACTCTCCGTCGCCGGCAACTACTTCGCCCAGCCGCTGCTGGACGTCATCGGCCGCGATCTGCACCTCTCCGCGTCCACCGCCGCCCTGGTCGTGACCGTCGCCCAGGTCGGCTACGGACTCGGCCTGCTGCTGCTCGTCCCGCTCGGCGATCTGCTGGAGCGGCGCCGGCTGGCCGTCACCCTGACCGCGGCGACCGCGCTCTTCCTCACCATTACGGCGAGCGCGCCCAACGCCGCCCTCCTGCTCACCGGCACCGCCCTCACCGGTCTCGCCTCGGTCGCCGCCCAGGTCGTCGTGCCGTACGCGGCGACCCTCGCGGCGCCCGCCGAACGCGGCCGGACCGTGGGCACCGTCATGACCGGGCTGCTGCTCGGCATCCTGCTGGCCCGTACGGCCGCCGGGCTGCTCGCCGAGCTGGGCGGCTGGCGCACCGTGTACTGGGTCAACGCGGCGCTGATGCTGCTGATGGCGCTGCTGCTGCGGCTCCGGCTGCCGGCCCTGCGCACCACCGCCGGACTGCGCTATCCGGCACTGCTGCGCTCCACACTGGCGCTGTTCGCCCAGGAGCCGGTACTGCGATGGCGGGGCGCGCTGGGCGCCCTGACCTTCGCGGGCTTCAGCGTGCTGTGGACGGCGCTGGCATTCCTGCTGTCCGGCCCGTCCTACGGCTGGCAGGAGTCGGCCATCGGACTGCTCGGGCTGGTCGGCGCGGCCGGATCACTGTCCGCCTCGCTGGGCGGGCGACTGGCGGACCGCGGCCTGGCGCACCAGGTCACCGGTGCGGCGGCGTTCCTGCTGCTGGGCTCATGGGGCCTGCTGGCCCTCGGCGGAGCGGGCGGCGCCTGGTCCCTGACCGCGCTGCTCGCCGGGGTGATCACCCTGGACCTGGCCGCCCAGGCGGTCCACATCAGCAACCAGAACCTCGTCTACGCAGTCCGCCCCGAGGCCCGCAACCGCCTCAACTCCGCCTACATGACCAGCTATTTCGTCGGCGGCGCGGTCGGCTCGGCACTGACCTCGGCAGTCTGGGGCGCAGCAGGCTGGGCCGGCGTGTGCGCGCTGGGGGCGGGGCTGGCGGTCGTGACGGTGGCGCTCTGGCTGGCGGAACGGGCGCGGCGGGGTGGCTCCGGCGGGGGCCGGAAGCGGTGA
- a CDS encoding transglycosylase family protein, which translates to MLIFKGKHRRPSKAVRVATLAGVAGAAVAVPMMGATSASAASVATWDKVAQCESGGNWSINTGNGYYGGLQFSNSSWAAAGGTKYAPRADLATKSQQIAAAEKLLAIQGPGAWSCAGAGNLTSGGPAADVDTSGSAQTKSAPKQESAPKQESKPEVKKAAPSEDRASRSTERKSTGHGNYTVKAGDTLAKIAKAHGTDWKSVYKANKSVIGGNPNLIFPGQQLTV; encoded by the coding sequence ATGCTGATCTTCAAGGGCAAGCACCGTCGTCCCTCCAAGGCCGTCCGCGTCGCCACCCTCGCCGGTGTCGCCGGTGCCGCCGTGGCCGTCCCGATGATGGGTGCCACCTCCGCCTCCGCCGCCTCCGTCGCGACCTGGGACAAGGTCGCCCAGTGCGAGTCCGGCGGCAACTGGTCGATCAACACCGGTAACGGCTACTACGGTGGCCTGCAGTTCTCCAACTCCAGCTGGGCCGCCGCCGGTGGCACCAAGTACGCGCCGCGCGCCGACCTGGCCACCAAGTCCCAGCAGATAGCCGCCGCCGAGAAGCTCCTCGCCATCCAGGGCCCGGGTGCCTGGAGCTGCGCCGGTGCGGGCAACCTGACCTCCGGTGGCCCGGCCGCCGACGTCGACACCTCCGGCTCCGCGCAGACCAAGTCCGCGCCCAAGCAGGAGTCCGCGCCGAAGCAGGAGTCCAAGCCCGAGGTCAAGAAGGCCGCCCCGTCCGAGGACCGTGCCTCGCGCTCCACCGAGCGCAAGTCCACGGGTCACGGCAACTACACCGTCAAGGCGGGCGACACCCTCGCCAAGATCGCCAAGGCTCACGGCACCGACTGGAAGTCCGTCTACAAGGCCAACAAGTCGGTCATCGGCGGCAACCCGAACCTGATCTTCCCCGGCCAGCAGCTCACCGTCTGA
- the eno gene encoding phosphopyruvate hydratase — protein sequence MRRTPDTHEGDNVPSIDVVVAREILDSRGNPTVEVEVGLDDGSTGRAAVPSGASTGAFEAIELRDGDPNRYLGKGVEKAVLAVIEQIGPELVGYDATEQRLIDQAMFDLDATDNKGSLGANAILGVSLAVAHAASEASDLPLFRYLGGPNAHVLPVPMMNILNGGSHADSNVDIQEFMIAPIGAESFSEALRWGAEVYHTLKKVLKERGLSTGLGDEGGFAPNLGSNREALDLILEAIKQAGYAPGQDIALALDVAASEFYKDGKYQFEGNDRSAAEMTEYYEELVAAYPLVSIEDPLFEDDWAGWKVITDKLGAKVQLVGDDLFVTNPERLARGIEEGSANALLVKVNQIGSLTETLDAVELAQRNGFKCMMSHRSGETEDVTIADLAVATNCGQIKTGAPARSERVAKYNQLLRIEEILDDAAVYAGRSAFPRFRHGS from the coding sequence ATGCGCAGAACGCCAGACACCCACGAAGGAGACAACGTGCCGTCGATCGACGTCGTCGTAGCCCGCGAAATTCTCGACTCGCGAGGTAATCCCACGGTCGAGGTCGAGGTCGGCCTCGACGACGGCAGCACCGGCCGTGCCGCCGTCCCGTCCGGCGCCTCCACCGGAGCCTTCGAGGCCATCGAGCTCCGCGACGGTGACCCCAACCGTTACCTGGGCAAGGGCGTCGAGAAGGCCGTCCTGGCCGTCATCGAGCAGATCGGCCCGGAGCTCGTCGGCTACGACGCCACCGAGCAGCGGCTGATCGACCAGGCCATGTTCGACCTGGACGCCACCGACAACAAGGGCTCGCTCGGCGCCAACGCCATCCTCGGCGTCTCCCTCGCCGTCGCGCACGCCGCCTCCGAGGCCAGCGACCTCCCGCTGTTCCGCTACCTCGGCGGCCCGAACGCGCACGTGCTGCCCGTCCCGATGATGAACATCCTGAACGGCGGCTCGCACGCCGACTCCAACGTGGACATCCAGGAGTTCATGATCGCCCCGATCGGCGCGGAGTCCTTCTCCGAGGCGCTGCGCTGGGGCGCCGAGGTCTACCACACCCTCAAGAAGGTCCTGAAGGAGCGCGGCCTGTCCACCGGTCTCGGTGACGAGGGTGGCTTCGCCCCGAACCTGGGCTCCAACCGTGAGGCGCTCGACCTCATCCTGGAGGCCATCAAGCAGGCCGGTTACGCCCCCGGCCAGGACATCGCGCTCGCGCTGGACGTCGCCGCCTCCGAGTTCTACAAGGACGGCAAGTACCAGTTCGAGGGCAATGACCGCTCGGCCGCCGAGATGACCGAGTACTACGAGGAGCTGGTGGCGGCCTACCCGCTGGTCTCCATCGAGGACCCGCTGTTCGAGGACGACTGGGCCGGCTGGAAGGTCATCACCGACAAGCTCGGCGCCAAGGTCCAGCTCGTCGGCGACGACCTGTTCGTCACCAACCCCGAGCGCCTCGCCCGCGGCATCGAGGAGGGCTCCGCCAACGCGCTGCTGGTTAAGGTCAACCAGATCGGCTCGCTGACCGAGACCCTGGACGCCGTCGAGCTGGCCCAGCGCAACGGCTTCAAGTGCATGATGTCGCACCGCTCCGGTGAGACCGAGGACGTCACCATCGCCGACCTCGCCGTCGCCACCAACTGCGGCCAGATCAAGACCGGCGCCCCGGCCCGCTCCGAGCGCGTCGCCAAGTACAACCAGCTGCTGCGCATCGAGGAGATCCTCGACGACGCCGCGGTCTACGCCGGCCGCTCCGCCTTCCCGCGCTTCCGCCACGGCAGCTGA
- a CDS encoding DUF501 domain-containing protein, with product MDTPPPQTEPTEPTAADIAAFREQLGRPPRGLRAIAHRCPCGQPDVVETAPRLEDGTPFPTLYYLTCPRAASAIGTLEANGVMKEMTERLAADPELAAAYRAAHEDYIRRRDAIEVLAGFPSAGGMPDRVKCLHVLVGHSLAAGPGVNPLGDEALAMLPEWWKKGPCVTPCQDAGGAQDAPEGDAT from the coding sequence ATGGACACGCCCCCGCCCCAGACCGAGCCCACCGAGCCCACCGCCGCGGACATCGCCGCCTTCCGGGAGCAGCTGGGCCGCCCGCCCCGCGGGCTGCGCGCCATCGCGCACCGCTGCCCCTGCGGCCAGCCGGATGTCGTCGAGACGGCGCCGCGCCTGGAGGACGGCACGCCCTTCCCCACGCTCTACTACCTCACCTGCCCGCGCGCGGCCTCCGCGATCGGCACGCTGGAGGCCAATGGCGTGATGAAGGAGATGACCGAGCGGCTGGCGGCCGACCCGGAGCTGGCCGCCGCCTACCGGGCCGCCCACGAGGACTACATCCGGCGGCGGGACGCCATCGAGGTGCTGGCGGGCTTCCCGAGCGCGGGCGGTATGCCCGACCGCGTCAAGTGCCTGCATGTCCTCGTCGGGCACTCGCTGGCGGCCGGTCCGGGCGTCAACCCGCTCGGTGACGAGGCCCTCGCGATGCTGCCGGAGTGGTGGAAGAAGGGCCCGTGCGTGACCCCCTGCCAGGACGCCGGCGGAGCCCAGGACGCCCCCGAAGGAGACGCCACGTGA
- a CDS encoding Ppx/GppA phosphatase family protein, which yields MKRVAAIDCGTNSIRLLVADCDPATGELKDLDRRMEIVRLGQGVDRTGRLAPEALERTFAVCREYAAVIKGLGAEHLRFVATSASRDAENREDFVRGVVDILGVEPEVITGDQEAEFSFDGATKELTGRADLARPFLVVDIGGGSTEFVLGDDSVRAARSVDVGCVRMTERHLVHGGQISDPPTDGQIKAIKADIAAALDRAEETVPLREAATLVGLAGSVTTVSAIAQGLERYEPEVLHHSRISLATVREVTGRLLSSTHAERAAIPVMHPGRVDVIAAGALVLLSIMERTGAAEVVVSEHDILDGIAFKVAEAAEKEKSRD from the coding sequence GTGAAGCGGGTCGCCGCCATCGACTGCGGTACGAACTCCATCCGGCTGCTGGTCGCGGACTGCGACCCGGCGACCGGCGAGCTGAAGGACCTCGACCGCCGGATGGAGATCGTCCGGCTGGGCCAGGGCGTGGACCGCACCGGACGGCTGGCCCCCGAGGCGCTGGAGCGCACCTTCGCGGTCTGCCGGGAGTACGCCGCGGTGATCAAGGGCCTGGGCGCCGAACACCTCCGCTTCGTGGCGACCTCCGCCTCCCGGGACGCGGAGAACCGCGAGGACTTCGTCCGCGGCGTGGTGGACATCCTGGGCGTGGAGCCCGAGGTGATCACCGGCGACCAGGAGGCCGAGTTCTCCTTCGACGGCGCCACCAAGGAGCTCACCGGCCGCGCCGATCTGGCCCGCCCCTTCCTGGTGGTCGACATCGGCGGCGGCTCCACCGAGTTCGTCCTCGGCGACGACTCCGTACGCGCCGCCCGCTCGGTCGACGTCGGCTGCGTCCGGATGACCGAGCGCCATCTGGTGCACGGCGGCCAGATCAGCGACCCGCCCACGGACGGGCAGATCAAGGCCATCAAGGCCGATATCGCCGCGGCGCTGGACCGGGCCGAGGAGACCGTTCCGCTGCGCGAGGCGGCCACCCTGGTGGGCCTGGCCGGCTCGGTGACCACGGTCTCCGCGATCGCGCAGGGCCTTGAGCGGTACGAGCCCGAGGTGCTGCACCACTCCCGGATCTCCCTGGCGACGGTCCGCGAGGTCACCGGCCGGCTGCTGTCCTCCACCCACGCCGAGCGCGCGGCCATCCCGGTCATGCACCCGGGCCGGGTCGATGTGATCGCCGCGGGTGCGCTCGTACTGCTGTCGATCATGGAGCGGACGGGCGCCGCGGAGGTCGTCGTCAGCGAGCACGACATCCTGGACGGCATCGCCTTCAAGGTGGCAGAGGCGGCCGAGAAGGAGAAGAGCAGGGACTGA
- a CDS encoding NAD(P)/FAD-dependent oxidoreductase, with amino-acid sequence MSTTERPRILVVGGGYVGLYAARRILKQMRYGEATVTVVDPRSYMTYQPFLPEAAAGSISPRHVVVPLRRVLPKAEVLTGRVTTIDQDRKVATIAPLVGEAYELPFDYLVIAMGAVSRTFPIPGLAENGIGMKGVEEAIGLRNHVLEQLDKADSTTDEDVRRKALTFVFVGGGFAGAETIGEVEDMARDAAKYYNNVKREDMRFLLVDVADKILPEVGPKLGAYGKEHLESRGVEVYLKTGMDSCVDGHVKLNNGLEVDSNTIVWTAGVKPNPALARFGLPLGPRGHVDTGTTLQVQGTDYIWAAGDNAQVPDMVGRKNGNENAWCPPNAQHALRQAKVLGDNVLSGMRGFPQKEYSHANKGAVAGLGLHKGVAMIVMGKMKIKLKGRLAWYMHRAYHGMAMPTFNRKIRVFADWTLAMFLKREVVSLGAMENPREEFYEAAKPAPAPPTAAEAGDKTKAKAS; translated from the coding sequence ATGAGCACCACGGAGCGTCCCAGGATCCTCGTTGTAGGCGGTGGGTACGTAGGCCTGTACGCGGCACGCCGCATCCTCAAGCAGATGCGGTACGGCGAGGCGACTGTCACGGTCGTCGACCCGCGCTCGTACATGACGTACCAGCCCTTCCTCCCCGAAGCTGCAGCCGGCAGCATCTCCCCCCGCCACGTCGTGGTGCCGCTACGACGCGTGCTGCCCAAGGCGGAGGTCCTCACCGGCCGGGTCACCACCATCGACCAGGACCGCAAGGTCGCCACGATCGCCCCGCTGGTCGGCGAGGCGTACGAGCTGCCCTTCGACTACCTGGTCATCGCGATGGGCGCGGTCTCCCGTACCTTCCCGATCCCCGGCCTGGCCGAGAACGGCATCGGCATGAAGGGCGTGGAAGAGGCCATCGGCCTGCGCAACCACGTGCTGGAGCAGCTGGACAAGGCCGACTCCACGACCGACGAGGACGTCCGCCGCAAGGCGCTCACCTTCGTCTTCGTCGGCGGTGGCTTCGCGGGTGCGGAGACCATCGGTGAGGTCGAGGACATGGCCCGCGACGCCGCCAAGTACTACAACAACGTGAAGCGCGAGGACATGCGCTTCCTCCTGGTCGACGTCGCCGACAAGATCCTCCCCGAGGTCGGCCCGAAGCTCGGCGCCTACGGCAAGGAGCACCTGGAGAGCCGCGGTGTCGAGGTCTACCTCAAGACCGGCATGGACTCCTGCGTCGACGGCCATGTGAAGCTCAACAACGGCCTTGAGGTCGACTCCAACACCATCGTGTGGACCGCGGGCGTCAAGCCGAACCCGGCGCTGGCCCGCTTCGGTCTGCCGCTCGGCCCGCGCGGCCACGTCGACACCGGCACCACCCTCCAGGTGCAGGGCACCGACTACATCTGGGCCGCCGGCGACAACGCCCAGGTCCCGGACATGGTCGGCCGCAAGAACGGCAACGAGAACGCCTGGTGCCCGCCGAACGCCCAGCACGCGCTGCGGCAGGCCAAGGTCCTCGGCGACAACGTGCTCTCCGGTATGCGGGGCTTCCCGCAGAAGGAGTACAGCCACGCCAACAAGGGTGCGGTCGCCGGTCTGGGCCTGCACAAGGGCGTCGCGATGATCGTCATGGGCAAGATGAAGATCAAGCTCAAGGGCCGTCTCGCCTGGTACATGCACCGCGCGTACCACGGCATGGCGATGCCGACGTTCAACCGCAAGATCCGGGTCTTCGCCGACTGGACGCTGGCCATGTTCCTCAAGCGCGAGGTCGTCTCGCTCGGCGCCATGGAGAACCCCCGCGAGGAGTTCTACGAGGCCGCCAAGCCGGCGCCGGCCCCGCCGACCGCCGCCGAGGCCGGGGACAAGACCAAGGCCAAGGCTTCCTGA